A window from Leishmania donovani BPK282A1 complete genome, chromosome 27 encodes these proteins:
- a CDS encoding acyl-CoA oxidase, putative, whose product MPARLSAHLAPRRHFARRTEPRLFEVNPTRESYVIETAFEEPTFRFICEGVDVDFKEDVREALAKVLPPSPSNFTQREEGTALQLPQILLALRSLCRQQLVSFAQVRSTPRLLASYYEALAAANPVLAVLAAEHYTFAGLVATHAKKSVRDVVLAGVDSAATIGCIAEQELIAEGTPLNTEARYDVHERCFVLRGTGKFGVVAAACAQWAVVSATLTLNKKEHNGTHLFLVQLREGDLLSASGQLRRGISVRPITGENTTMAGCGVAVLHFEDVRIPSDHLLDPYCITSESKVGYVAGQESQEPATEVLRTRRRIATGAIYIGVTKKLLTDVVTYTADKYVVGPDYRRNYPFLGLQHIQSPLVSMVAKSYVYLVAWQRLLPVFTNPSGSPSYEDYMRLAGTVHFLQENLLDLQTFADKTMGLHGSFASTGKDAAVTLVHLRQEDLDTSALIREVAFRSVTKNIGTTHWGWWLTSLLQPVFPALNRFLKNPLYSPRIADLGRHLIFFSHKHYSLKKRLRQSRELERRKGGSEHEWYDWVMFRHRTVVHCGEAFMEVYYLDVMMKETEKCSDPRGRKILRDIAWIYALTRQMDRLDFLLSSKMLSPGKAETLVSHIDNIVTVLAPQCVHLVEAMQVPEFARAPCRSATYMEAYWTIPGTNTHIERGDRLTLRDASKASSSKGRRGAENAKAAQEAIRESPEEFDLFHGLADEPSYARRKAP is encoded by the coding sequence ATGCCAGCGCGGTTGTCGGCCCATCTCGCTCCTCGCCGTCACTTTGCGCGACGCACGGAACCGCGCTTGTTTGAGGTGAACCCAACTCGCGAGAGCTACGTGATCGAGACTGCCTTCGAGGAACCGACCTTTCGCTTTATCTGCGAAGGCGTCGACGTCGACTTCAAGGAGGACGTACGCGAGGCGCTGGCAAAGGTGCTTCCACCTTCCCCTTCGAACTTCACCCAGCGGGAGGAAGGCACAGCACTGCAGCTACCCCAGATACTCCTGGCATTGCGGTCGCTGTGCCGGCAGCAACTTGTCTCGTTCGCGCAGGTCCGCTCCACACCGCGACTGCTGGCGTCCTACTACGAAGCCCTTGCCGCGGCCAAcccggtgctggcggtgctggcggctgAGCACTACACCTTTGCCGGGCTAGTGGCGACGCACGCGAAGAAGAGTGTTCGGGACGTCGTACTTGCGGGTGTTGACAGCGCCGCGACTATTGGATGCATTGCTGAGCAGGAGCTTATCGCGGAGGGCACGCCGCTGAACACGGAGGCGCGCTACGACGTGCACGAGCGGTGCTTTGTGCTTCGTGGCACGGGCAAGTTTGgcgtggtggctgcggccTGCGCGCAGTGGGCCGTGGTGAGCGCCACCCTCACCCTCAACAAGAAGGAGCACAACGGCACACACCTCTTTTTGGTCCAACTTCGAGAAGGTGACTTGCTGAGTGCGTCGGGGCAACTTCGTCGTGGTATATCGGTGCGCCCTATCACGGGCGAGAACACCACCATGGCTGGCTGTGGCGTGGCCGTGCTGCATTTCGAGGACGTACGAATCCCGAGCGATCACTTGCTCGACCCGTACTGCATCACGAGCGAGTCAAAGGTGGGGTACGTGGCTGGACAGGAAAGTCAGGAACCAGCAacagaggtgctgcgcacccgccgccgcatcgccaccggcgccattTACATTGGCGTGACGAAGAAGCTCCTTACTGACGTGGTCACCTACACGGCCGACAAGTACGTAGTGGGGCCTGACTATCGCCGCAACTACCCCTTTCTGGGCCTCCAGCACATCCAATCACCGCTTGTGAGCATGGTGGCGAAGTCGTATGTGTACCTGGTTGCGTGGCAGCGACTCCTGCCAGTTTTCACGAACCCTTCCGGGTCGCCGTCGTACGAGGACTACATGCGCCTCGCCGGCACGGTTCACTTCCTACAGGAGAACCTGCTCGACTTACAGACGTTTGCCGACAAGACGATGGGTCTGCACGGCTCTTTCGCCAGCACAGGCAAAGATGCTGCTGTGACTCTTGTGCATCTCCGGCAAGAGGACCTGGATACCTCTGCCTTGATTCGCGAGGTCGCCTTCCGGTCGGTCACTAAGAACATTGGCACAACGCACTGGGGCTGGTGGCTGACAAGTCTTCTACAGCCGGTGTTTCCAGCCCTCAATCGCTTTTTGAAGAACCCACTGTACTCGCCTCGCATTGCTGATCTCGGACGTCATCTGATCTTCTTCAGTCACAAGCACTACAGTCTCAAGAAGCGTCTGCGGCAGTCACGCGAGCTAGAACGGCGAAAGGGCGGCAGTGAGCATGAGTGGTATGACTGGGTGATGTTTCGCCACCGCACCGTCGTGCACTGCGGTGAGGCGTTCATGGAGGTGTACTACCTTGATGTGATGATGAAGGAGACCGAGAAGTGCAGCGACCCGCGTGGACGCAAGATTCTGCGCGACATTGCCTGGATCTACGCCTTGACGCGGCAGATGGACCGGTTGGACTTTTTGCTGTCGTCGAAGATGCTGAGCCCAGGCAAGGCAGAGACCCTCGTAAGCCATATCGACAACATTGTGACAGTGCTCGCTCCGCAGTGTGTGCATCTCGTGGAAGCGATGCAGGTGCCAGAGTTCGCTCgtgcgccgtgccgctcGGCGACGTATATGGAGGCGTACTGGACTATCCCAGGAACGAACACGCACATTGAGCGCGGGGATCGACTCACCCTACGTGACGCCTCGAAAGCCTCGTCTTCCAAGGGCCGCCGCGGGGCCGAAAATgccaaggcggcgcaggaggcgatACGTGAGTCGCCGGAGGAGTTTGACTTGTTCCACGGTCTTGCCGACGAGCCGTCGTACGCGCGCCGCAAGGCGCCGTAG